From the Anaeromyxobacter sp. genome, one window contains:
- a CDS encoding roadblock/LC7 domain-containing protein, which produces MNSGLVLYEEEFRLIAGICDRLTRDANAKVVFLVDKNGQLIASSGQAQHLDTTSLASLTAGNVAAMGGLAKLIGEKEFPNQFHEGEKESLHMSIVGGRVVLVVIFDAKSSLGLVRLRVKKAGEELARVFETLAKKQAAPGAASPFAEITDDDIDNLFSE; this is translated from the coding sequence ATGAATTCCGGCCTGGTGCTGTATGAGGAGGAGTTCCGGCTCATCGCCGGGATCTGCGACCGGCTCACCCGGGACGCCAACGCCAAGGTCGTCTTCCTGGTGGACAAGAACGGGCAGCTCATCGCCTCCAGCGGCCAGGCGCAGCACCTGGACACCACCTCGCTGGCCTCGCTGACCGCCGGCAACGTGGCGGCCATGGGCGGCCTGGCCAAGCTGATCGGGGAGAAGGAGTTCCCCAACCAGTTCCACGAGGGGGAGAAGGAGTCCCTCCACATGAGCATCGTGGGAGGGCGGGTGGTGCTGGTGGTGATCTTCGACGCCAAGAGCTCGCTGGGGCTGGTGCGCCTGCGGGTCAAGAAGGCGGGCGAGGAGCTGGCCAGGGTGTTCGAGACCCTCGCGAAGAAGCAGGCCGCCCCCGGCGCCGCCAGCCCCTTCGCCGAGATCACCGACGACGACATCGACAATCTCTTCAGCGAGTAG